The following are encoded in a window of Vigna unguiculata cultivar IT97K-499-35 chromosome 8, ASM411807v1, whole genome shotgun sequence genomic DNA:
- the LOC114194103 gene encoding dual specificity tyrosine-phosphorylation-regulated kinase 4 isoform X2: MAVSNGVEAVLEFLRKNGLSEAESALREDIIENTDLGNFDYEKFFFPMVPPPPPVRVRSFSLPSELAAADEDSSKSSSDEFVTIDSSTSRVSSSEFVNPYGIRSSSQTQNDSESSSERLSQFGTARDYHDFDMQNEPYWYNEKDDEYFMTPSFEGPDYFACRSEDKFVMTAETDNQRDNSLNLDYNYEEFQLKGNGNGNGGYMDKACLDNHSSVVDGTVTHSKGYCHVDNKDQFEGELEGNAEKPSVSCSCEVPFCKSSPGSGGSCSLDPTNFGYPNLKEIHLNNFHLGVVGDINSFDSTSELTLNQNFGHYTKNDSSKEYKGPYDLTIEVTDKNLPNGLDTYKAQLGGELTEDRQDPEFAADEEDTTDDELLKYTQEEEYEVFDLRIIHRKNRTGFEENKELPIVLNTVLAGRYYLTEYLGSAAFSRVVQAHDLRTGIDVCLKIIKNDKDFFDQSLDEIKLLKLVNKGDPADKHHILRLYDYFYHQKFNQESGGEAYFTLKRLQIITRQCLEALQYLHGLGIVHCDLKPENILIKSYKRCEIKVIDLGSSCFQTDNLCLYVQSRSYRAPEVMLGLQYDEKIDIWSLGCILAELCSGEVLFPNDAVVMILARIIGMFGSIDMEMLVKGQETHKYFTKEYDIYYINEETDQLEFLIPEESSLEQHLQVTDTMFINFIRYLLCINPKRRPTARQALKHPWLSYVY; the protein is encoded by the exons ATGGCTGTGTCCAACGGCGTCGAAGCAGTGTTAGAGTTTCTGCGGAAGAATGGGTTGTCGGAAGCGGAGTCCGCGCTTCGAGAAGACATCATCGAGAACACCGACCTGGGAAACTTCGACTACGAGAAGTTCTTCTTCCCCATGGTCCCGCCGCCGCCGCCGGTCAGAGTCCGATCCTTCTCCCTACCGTCCGAGCTCGCCGCTGCGGACGAGGACTCCTCCAAATCCAGCTCGGATGAGTTCGTCACCATCGATTCTTCCACTTCTCGCGTCTCGTCTTCAG AATTCGTAAATCCATATGGAATCCGTTCCTCATCACAGACTCAGAATGATTCGGAGTCTTCGTCTGAAAGATTATCTCAGTTTGGCACAGCACGTGATTATCACGATTTCGATATGCAAAATGAACCGTATTGGTATaatgaaaaagatgatgaaTATTTCATGACTCCTAGTTTTGAAGGGCCAGACTATTTTGCGTGTCGGAGTGAAGATAAGTTTGTCATGACAGCAGAAACGGACAACCAACGTGACAATTCTCTGAATCTTGATTACAACTACGAAGAATTTCAACTAAAGGGGAATGGTAATGGTAATGGTGGTTACATGGACAAGGCATGCCTCGATAACCATTCCTCTGTAGTTGATGGAACTGTGACTCATTCAAAAGGGTATTGCCATGTTGATAACAAGGACCAGTTTGAAGGGGAATTAGAGGGTAATGCTGAGAAACCCAGTGTTTCCTGCAGTTGTGAAGTTCCATTTTGCAAAAGCAGTCCTGGTTCTGGAGGTTCTTGCAGTCTGGATCCTACAAACTTCGGCTACCCTAACTTGAAGGAAATCCATCTGAACAATTTTCATTTGGGGGTTGTTGGGGACATTAACTCTTTTGATTCTACTTCAGAGCTAACTCTGAATCAAAATTTTGGCCACTACACTAAAAACGACAGCAGTAAGGAGTACAAGGGTCCTTACGACTTAACTATCGAAGTTACTGATAAAAATCTACCAAATGGACTTGACACCTATAAAGCACAACTTGGTGGAGAATTAACTGAAGACCGTCAAGATCCAGAGTTTGCCGCAGATGAAGAGGATACAACTGATGATGAGCTCTTGAAGTATACTCAAGAGGAAGAATACGAAGTGTTTGATCTGAGGATTATACATAGAAAGAACAG GACTGGATTTGAAGAAAACAAGGAACTTCCGATTGTGCTAAATACAGTCTTGGCTGGAAGGTATTATTTAACCGAGTATCTTGGTTCAGCTGCCTTCAGTAGGGTTGTTCAGGCACATGATCTTCGGACAGGGATAGATGTTTGTTTGaagattattaaaaatgacaaagACTTCTTTGATCAAAGCTTAGATGAAATCAAGCTTCTGAAACTTGTCAATAAGGGTGACCCAGCAGATAAACATCACATTTTGCGCCTTTATGACTATTTCTACCATCAG AAATTCAACCAAGAATCTGGAGGGGAAgcatattttacattaaagaGATTGCAG ATCATTACTCGTCAGTGTTTGGAAGCATTGCAATACTTGCATGGCTTGGGAATTGTTCACTGTGACCTGAAGCCAGAAAACATTCTAATCAAAAGTTACAAAAGATGTGAGATAAAGGTTATTGATCTTGGAAGTAGTTGCTTCCAAACTGACAATCTGTGCCTGTATGTACAGTCCAGATCTTATAGAGCTCCTGAAGTGATGTTAGGTCTTCAATATGATGAGAAGATTGATATATGGTCTCTCGGATGCATCTTGGCGGAGCTATGCTCTGGTGAA GTTCTGTTTCCAAATGATGCAGTTGTGATGATCCTGGCACGCATAATTGGAATGTTTGGTTCTATTGATATGGAAATGTTGGTGAAAGGACAAGAAACGCACAAGTACTTCACCAAAgaatatgatatttattatataaatgag GAGACTGATCAACTGGAGTTCTTGATTCCAGAAGAGTCATCGTTGGAGCAGCACCTACAGGTTACTGATACTATGTTTATCAACTTTATCAGATACCTACTCTGCATCAACCCCAAGAGAAGGCCTACTGCAAGACAAGCACTAAAGCATCCATGGCTTTCCTATGTTTACTAA
- the LOC114194103 gene encoding dual specificity tyrosine-phosphorylation-regulated kinase 4 isoform X1, which produces MAVSNGVEAVLEFLRKNGLSEAESALREDIIENTDLGNFDYEKFFFPMVPPPPPVRVRSFSLPSELAAADEDSSKSSSDEFVTIDSSTSRVSSSEFVNPYGIRSSSQTQNDSESSSERLSQFGTARDYHDFDMQNEPYWYNEKDDEYFMTPSFEGPDYFACRSEDKFVMTAETDNQRDNSLNLDYNYEEFQLKGNGNGNGGYMDKACLDNHSSVVDGTVTHSKGYCHVDNKDQFEGELEGNAEKPSVSCSCEVPFCKSSPGSGGSCSLDPTNFGYPNLKEIHLNNFHLGVVGDINSFDSTSELTLNQNFGHYTKNDSSKEYKGPYDLTIEVTDKNLPNGLDTYKAQLGGELTEDRQDPEFAADEEDTTDDELLKYTQEEEYEVFDLRIIHRKNRTGFEENKELPIVLNTVLAGRYYLTEYLGSAAFSRVVQAHDLRTGIDVCLKIIKNDKDFFDQSLDEIKLLKLVNKGDPADKHHILRLYDYFYHQEHLFIVTELLRANLYEFQKFNQESGGEAYFTLKRLQIITRQCLEALQYLHGLGIVHCDLKPENILIKSYKRCEIKVIDLGSSCFQTDNLCLYVQSRSYRAPEVMLGLQYDEKIDIWSLGCILAELCSGEVLFPNDAVVMILARIIGMFGSIDMEMLVKGQETHKYFTKEYDIYYINEETDQLEFLIPEESSLEQHLQVTDTMFINFIRYLLCINPKRRPTARQALKHPWLSYVY; this is translated from the exons ATGGCTGTGTCCAACGGCGTCGAAGCAGTGTTAGAGTTTCTGCGGAAGAATGGGTTGTCGGAAGCGGAGTCCGCGCTTCGAGAAGACATCATCGAGAACACCGACCTGGGAAACTTCGACTACGAGAAGTTCTTCTTCCCCATGGTCCCGCCGCCGCCGCCGGTCAGAGTCCGATCCTTCTCCCTACCGTCCGAGCTCGCCGCTGCGGACGAGGACTCCTCCAAATCCAGCTCGGATGAGTTCGTCACCATCGATTCTTCCACTTCTCGCGTCTCGTCTTCAG AATTCGTAAATCCATATGGAATCCGTTCCTCATCACAGACTCAGAATGATTCGGAGTCTTCGTCTGAAAGATTATCTCAGTTTGGCACAGCACGTGATTATCACGATTTCGATATGCAAAATGAACCGTATTGGTATaatgaaaaagatgatgaaTATTTCATGACTCCTAGTTTTGAAGGGCCAGACTATTTTGCGTGTCGGAGTGAAGATAAGTTTGTCATGACAGCAGAAACGGACAACCAACGTGACAATTCTCTGAATCTTGATTACAACTACGAAGAATTTCAACTAAAGGGGAATGGTAATGGTAATGGTGGTTACATGGACAAGGCATGCCTCGATAACCATTCCTCTGTAGTTGATGGAACTGTGACTCATTCAAAAGGGTATTGCCATGTTGATAACAAGGACCAGTTTGAAGGGGAATTAGAGGGTAATGCTGAGAAACCCAGTGTTTCCTGCAGTTGTGAAGTTCCATTTTGCAAAAGCAGTCCTGGTTCTGGAGGTTCTTGCAGTCTGGATCCTACAAACTTCGGCTACCCTAACTTGAAGGAAATCCATCTGAACAATTTTCATTTGGGGGTTGTTGGGGACATTAACTCTTTTGATTCTACTTCAGAGCTAACTCTGAATCAAAATTTTGGCCACTACACTAAAAACGACAGCAGTAAGGAGTACAAGGGTCCTTACGACTTAACTATCGAAGTTACTGATAAAAATCTACCAAATGGACTTGACACCTATAAAGCACAACTTGGTGGAGAATTAACTGAAGACCGTCAAGATCCAGAGTTTGCCGCAGATGAAGAGGATACAACTGATGATGAGCTCTTGAAGTATACTCAAGAGGAAGAATACGAAGTGTTTGATCTGAGGATTATACATAGAAAGAACAG GACTGGATTTGAAGAAAACAAGGAACTTCCGATTGTGCTAAATACAGTCTTGGCTGGAAGGTATTATTTAACCGAGTATCTTGGTTCAGCTGCCTTCAGTAGGGTTGTTCAGGCACATGATCTTCGGACAGGGATAGATGTTTGTTTGaagattattaaaaatgacaaagACTTCTTTGATCAAAGCTTAGATGAAATCAAGCTTCTGAAACTTGTCAATAAGGGTGACCCAGCAGATAAACATCACATTTTGCGCCTTTATGACTATTTCTACCATCAG GAGCATTTATTCATTGTAACTGAACTTCTCCGAGCAAACTTGTATGAATTTCAGAAATTCAACCAAGAATCTGGAGGGGAAgcatattttacattaaagaGATTGCAG ATCATTACTCGTCAGTGTTTGGAAGCATTGCAATACTTGCATGGCTTGGGAATTGTTCACTGTGACCTGAAGCCAGAAAACATTCTAATCAAAAGTTACAAAAGATGTGAGATAAAGGTTATTGATCTTGGAAGTAGTTGCTTCCAAACTGACAATCTGTGCCTGTATGTACAGTCCAGATCTTATAGAGCTCCTGAAGTGATGTTAGGTCTTCAATATGATGAGAAGATTGATATATGGTCTCTCGGATGCATCTTGGCGGAGCTATGCTCTGGTGAA GTTCTGTTTCCAAATGATGCAGTTGTGATGATCCTGGCACGCATAATTGGAATGTTTGGTTCTATTGATATGGAAATGTTGGTGAAAGGACAAGAAACGCACAAGTACTTCACCAAAgaatatgatatttattatataaatgag GAGACTGATCAACTGGAGTTCTTGATTCCAGAAGAGTCATCGTTGGAGCAGCACCTACAGGTTACTGATACTATGTTTATCAACTTTATCAGATACCTACTCTGCATCAACCCCAAGAGAAGGCCTACTGCAAGACAAGCACTAAAGCATCCATGGCTTTCCTATGTTTACTAA